A single genomic interval of Lathyrus oleraceus cultivar Zhongwan6 chromosome 7, CAAS_Psat_ZW6_1.0, whole genome shotgun sequence harbors:
- the LOC127103060 gene encoding uncharacterized protein LOC127103060, producing MLNEPISPISSTPSSPPYYILSSDSEPSDSQSPTLAQLQAHALASQQQPELEANTSPPEQPIPPPSEQAQIPTPKQPTTPPSEQPPIPPPKQQTTTPYETPIVPPFEHILFPASQPHADTTQTPPEFPSPNFEPEPTFPTLEEEISLFSESSVEKIRSLYENSGISDDPSVVRIHWNRVIRWMTYEAFKLKILFEQVRNDFIREARERLQTRLVREGEEKARSEAEEKSRLEEEKRVGEAAEKAADEAAAAAAAAEAKAKAKDDAEEATHIVAEEAAKASTDALA from the coding sequence ATGCTTAACGAACCTATCTCACCAATCTCTTCAACACCTTCATCTCCACCCTACTACATACTATCATCTGACTCCGAACCCTCTGACTCTCAATCCCCCACCTTGGCTCAGCTTCAGGCCCATGCTCTTGCCTCACAACAACAACCTGAACTAGAAGCCAACACTTCACCACCTGAACAACCAATTCCACCACCATCTGAACAAGCACAAATACCAACACCTAAACAACCCACAACACCACCATCTGAACAACCACCAATTCCACCACCTaaacaacaaacaacaacacCATATGAAACTCCCATCGTACCACCCTTTGAACACATTCTTTTCCCTGCCTCTCAACCTCATGCTGACACTACCCAAACCCCACCAGAATTTCCATCCCCCAACTTTGAACCAGAACCTACCTTCCCCACCCTAGAAGAAGAAATCTCTTTATTTAGTGAGTCTTCAGTGGAGAAGATCAGATCTCTATATGAGAACTCTGGTATCAGTGACGATCCCTCTGTAGTAAGGAttcactggaacagagtgatcaGATGGATGACCTATGAGGCCTTCAAACTGAAAATCCTCTTTGAACAAGTCCGCAATGACTTTATCAGAGAAGCTAGAGAAAGACTACAAACACGACTAGTCAGAGAGGGAGAGGAAAAGGCCAGAAGCGAAGCAGAAGAGAAATCTCGTCTGGAAGAAGAGAAACGGGTTGGAGAAGCTGCAGAAAAGGCTGCTGATGAAGCTGCTGCTGCTGCAGCTGCTGCTGAAGCTAAAGCAAAAGCAAAAGATGACGCTGAAGAGGCAACACACATAGTTGCGGAAGAAGCTGCAAAAGCTAGCACTGATGCTCTGGCTTAG